From a single Okeanomitos corallinicola TIOX110 genomic region:
- a CDS encoding cofactor assembly of complex C subunit B, whose translation MTKSDPNRVLRRLPLVVGGLGAVLLFVNRVLTPELTNSQARGDVLGVILSAVLILTGLIWQQVQPKTPETVELMGEEGFVLDPDLPETVKIELAWASRLLLTNTVTRSLVVYYEGKVLLRRGILASKSEVVPGAILKRVLETQKPVYLVALKVYPGRIEFDYLPENTQGVICQPLGKEGVLILGANAPRSYTKQDENWIAGIADKLSVTLRNG comes from the coding sequence ATGACAAAATCTGATCCTAATCGAGTTTTACGGCGTTTACCTCTAGTTGTTGGGGGTTTAGGGGCTGTGCTGTTGTTTGTAAATCGGGTGTTAACACCGGAATTGACAAACTCCCAAGCACGGGGTGATGTGTTGGGAGTGATTTTAAGTGCAGTGTTAATTTTAACTGGTTTAATTTGGCAGCAAGTACAACCTAAAACCCCGGAAACAGTAGAACTTATGGGAGAAGAAGGTTTTGTTTTAGATCCAGATTTACCAGAAACCGTGAAAATAGAATTAGCTTGGGCATCTCGTTTATTGTTAACAAATACTGTAACGCGATCGCTTGTAGTTTATTACGAAGGTAAAGTTCTGTTACGTCGCGGTATTCTGGCTTCTAAATCGGAAGTAGTACCAGGTGCGATATTAAAAAGAGTTTTGGAAACACAAAAACCAGTTTATTTAGTAGCATTAAAAGTTTATCCCGGCAGAATTGAATTTGATTATTTACCCGAAAATACCCAAGGTGTAATTTGTCAACCTCTTGGTAAAGAAGGGGTATTAATTTTAGGAGCAAATGCTCCCCGTAGTTATACAAAACAAGATGAAAATTGGATTGCGGGTATAGCTGATAAATTATCTGTAACACTTCGTAATGGGTAA
- the rpaB gene encoding response regulator transcription factor RpaB, translating to MESNKEKILVVDDEASIRRILETRLSMIGYDVVTAGDGEEALEIFHKAEPDLVVLDVMMPKLDGYGVCQELRKESDVPIIMLTALGDVADRITGLELGADDYVVKPFSPKELEARIRSVLRRVDKIGATGIPSSGVIHVGNIRIDTNKRQVYKGDERIRLTGMEFSLLELLVSRSGEAFSRSEILQEVWGYTPERHVDTRVVDVHISRLRAKLEDDPSNPELILTARGTGYLFQRILEPGEE from the coding sequence TTGGAAAGTAATAAAGAAAAAATCCTGGTAGTAGACGACGAAGCCAGCATTAGGCGGATTTTAGAAACGCGCCTGTCCATGATTGGCTATGATGTAGTCACAGCTGGTGATGGAGAAGAAGCTTTAGAAATTTTCCACAAAGCTGAACCAGACTTGGTAGTTTTGGATGTGATGATGCCCAAACTAGATGGTTACGGCGTTTGTCAAGAATTACGCAAAGAATCCGACGTTCCTATCATCATGCTAACCGCCTTGGGTGATGTAGCCGATAGGATCACTGGTTTAGAACTAGGTGCGGATGACTACGTAGTTAAACCATTCTCTCCCAAAGAATTAGAAGCTCGTATTCGCTCAGTTTTACGCAGAGTAGATAAAATCGGCGCAACTGGTATTCCCAGTTCTGGTGTAATTCATGTTGGTAATATCAGAATTGATACAAATAAACGCCAAGTTTACAAAGGTGATGAACGCATCCGCTTAACTGGGATGGAATTTAGCTTATTAGAACTATTGGTCAGTCGCTCTGGAGAGGCTTTTTCCCGTTCCGAGATTTTACAAGAAGTTTGGGGTTACACACCAGAACGTCACGTAGATACTCGCGTAGTAGATGTACATATTTCCCGGTTACGGGCAAAACTAGAAGATGACCCCAGTAACCCAGAACTTATACTTACTGCTAGAGGCACTGGTTATCTTTTTCAACGTATATTAGAGCCAGGAGAAGAGTAG
- a CDS encoding DUF456 family protein: MQIIYWLLVAVMLLGVIGSVVPAIPGSSLILGAIIIWGIISSSFAAIKIPLIVTVIVLLLSIGVDFLAGYIGAKKAGASKWGQIGAFVGLFLGFFGLLPTLPFGGPLLGVLLGPLLGAIIGEYIYQRDLGKAVKAGIGITVGTLIGNLLQGILAVSAVVVFIWTTWTQVYGG, from the coding sequence ATGCAAATTATTTATTGGTTATTAGTAGCTGTAATGCTATTGGGTGTAATTGGTTCTGTAGTTCCCGCTATTCCCGGTAGTAGCTTAATATTAGGGGCTATCATCATCTGGGGAATTATCAGTAGTTCCTTTGCTGCTATTAAAATACCCTTAATTGTCACAGTAATTGTTTTACTCCTAAGTATAGGTGTGGATTTCCTGGCTGGTTACATAGGAGCAAAAAAAGCCGGTGCAAGTAAATGGGGACAAATTGGGGCGTTTGTCGGGTTATTTCTGGGATTTTTCGGATTATTACCTACCTTACCTTTCGGTGGACCACTATTAGGAGTTTTACTAGGCCCCTTGTTAGGAGCAATTATTGGTGAGTATATTTATCAACGAGACTTAGGTAAAGCTGTCAAAGCTGGAATAGGTATCACCGTAGGAACATTGATAGGCAATTTACTTCAGGGTATTCTCGCTGTAAGTGCGGTAGTAGTTTTTATATGGACTACATGGACGCAGGTCTATGGTGGGTAG
- the radA gene encoding DNA repair protein RadA encodes MAKPKTIFICNKCGAEFSQWFGKCANCDTYDSLVEENATPFGVDIPTKGGVGNWHVAPGGIKSSSKKPAKARASLTFDQISDRQIARWESGYGELDRVLGGGVVPGSMVLIGGDPGIGKSTLLLQVSNELSQRYRILYVTGEESGQQVKLRASRLGMSNPINVDSEADDTKKEAIKNTENNVENTEDDLAHHSIASDLYVLPETDLEEILREIDSLKPNLAVIDSIQTVFFPALTSAPGSVAQVRECTAALMKVAKHEDITMLIVGHVTKEGTIAGPRVLEHLVDTVLYFEGDRFASHRLLRTVKNRFGATHEIGIFEMVSNGLREVPNPSELFLGNRDDPAPGTAIVVACEGTRPIVVELQALVSPTSYTSPRRAGTGIDYNRLVQILAVLEKRVGIPMSKLDSYVASAGGLNVEEPAVDLGIAIAIVASFRDRIVDPGTVLIGEVGLGGQVRSVSQMELRLKEAAKLGFKRAIIPKGQKFPDLNIEILAVSKVIDAIIAAIPHQSLEDIDLETDEDEE; translated from the coding sequence ATGGCAAAGCCAAAAACTATTTTTATATGTAACAAGTGCGGGGCGGAATTCTCTCAATGGTTTGGAAAGTGTGCAAATTGCGATACTTATGATTCTTTGGTAGAAGAGAATGCTACACCCTTTGGGGTAGATATACCTACTAAAGGGGGTGTGGGTAATTGGCACGTTGCCCCAGGGGGGATTAAATCTAGTAGCAAGAAACCTGCCAAAGCAAGGGCATCTCTGACTTTTGACCAAATTAGCGATCGCCAAATTGCTCGCTGGGAATCTGGTTACGGTGAGTTGGATCGGGTACTCGGTGGCGGTGTTGTTCCCGGTTCAATGGTGCTGATTGGTGGTGATCCCGGTATAGGTAAATCTACTTTACTTCTCCAAGTTTCTAACGAATTATCCCAAAGATACCGTATTCTCTACGTTACTGGTGAAGAATCAGGACAACAAGTAAAATTACGTGCTTCTCGGTTGGGAATGTCTAACCCTATAAATGTTGATTCTGAGGCAGATGATACTAAAAAAGAAGCAATTAAAAATACAGAAAACAATGTAGAAAATACTGAAGATGACCTAGCACATCATAGCATTGCCTCAGACCTGTATGTTTTACCAGAAACGGATTTAGAGGAAATTCTCCGGGAAATTGATTCCCTCAAACCAAACTTGGCTGTGATTGATAGTATACAAACTGTCTTTTTTCCAGCTTTAACATCTGCACCCGGTTCAGTAGCACAAGTCCGGGAATGTACCGCTGCTTTGATGAAGGTGGCTAAACATGAAGATATTACAATGTTAATTGTGGGTCATGTTACTAAAGAAGGTACTATTGCTGGCCCCAGGGTTTTAGAACACTTAGTAGATACGGTTTTGTATTTTGAGGGCGATCGCTTTGCTTCCCACAGATTATTAAGAACTGTTAAAAATCGTTTCGGAGCTACCCACGAAATTGGTATATTTGAAATGGTATCTAATGGATTAAGAGAAGTACCCAATCCCTCAGAATTATTTCTAGGAAACCGTGACGACCCCGCACCGGGAACAGCTATTGTAGTAGCTTGTGAAGGAACAAGACCAATAGTAGTAGAATTACAAGCATTAGTTAGTCCTACCAGTTATACATCACCGCGCCGGGCTGGTACGGGCATAGATTATAATCGTTTAGTACAGATATTAGCAGTATTGGAAAAACGGGTAGGGATACCAATGTCAAAATTAGATTCCTACGTCGCATCTGCGGGGGGTTTGAATGTAGAAGAACCTGCGGTAGACTTAGGAATTGCGATCGCCATAGTAGCCAGTTTTCGGGATAGGATAGTTGATCCTGGGACAGTATTAATAGGAGAAGTAGGTTTAGGAGGACAAGTGCGATCAGTTTCTCAAATGGAACTAAGATTAAAAGAAGCAGCAAAATTAGGATTTAAACGAGCGATA